In Leptospira licerasiae serovar Varillal str. VAR 010, the sequence TTAGGTATATTCATCTTACTTGCTTTTTTGAGTCCGCGTTGTGCGTCTTCGAAAGCTTTTAGCTGAGTTCTTTTCTCCATTTGGAGCTTAACTTCTTCCAATAATCCGGTTTTTTTAATGAACTTATCTAAGTGTTTGTCCACCGCATTACGGATGTCCTCGTTCAAGTCGTTGATCAGATAGGATTTGTCCTGGGATTTAAAACGAGGGTTCAAAAGCCTCATGTTTACGTACATGTGAAAGCAGTTTCTGACGTCGTTACGAGTACAGCTTGTTTTGAGCTTTTTCTCTAAAGAAACGATCTGACTTTTTTTACGGACTTCGTCGCATAGTCTGTTCTCTAGGTACTCGATCGCAGAACCGCCTTGAGGAGCGAAGATCGAGTTTACCCAAGTCAGGTTCTTATTCTGACCGATCACCAAATAAGCTTCCAGATGTAATTGGGATCCGGTAGCAGGTGCATTGTAATCCATTTTGTAATAAGTCAGGTCGGAATGAGAGAATATCTCATCCAAACCTTTTTTGAACTTATACTTTTCCTTCTTACCTTTGTGAACGAACTGCACTTCCAATCCCGGATTGGTCATTGCGATGTCTTGTAGATACTGTTTCATCAGATCTACGTTAAAGGAAGTATCTATATTATTAAAATATTTTGGATTCAGTTCGAACTCGACGGAAGTTCCGTGATCTTCTTTAGAAGCTTTCTCTATCGCTTCGATCATATTCGTTTTTTTGGCGATCGGAACTAACTTTTCGATCTGATCTTTTGTAAGAAGAGGACAATCGTCGAATTTTCCGTGCTCGTCAAAGTATAAGAAAACTCTTTCAGTATCTTCTTTAGAAAGTTTATAAGAACGGATCTGTTTTTTTGCGTCTTCGTGAAGAGTGAATAGTTTTTTAAAAGTGCTTCCGTCGTTTGTAGTTTTTACTTTAAAGTAAGAAGAAACCATTCTTACCAAAGAAATACCAACACCGTTTTGACCTGCCACATGGTCTTGTTTTACATGGTCGTCAAAGTTCTCTCCATACATCAAATGCAGATACACGCCTTCCGCATTCTTTGCCGGGATACCTCTTCCGTTGTCTGTAACAGTTACAGTCTTTTTGTCGGAAGAAAGTTGGATGATCAGTTTGGACATCTTATCCTTTTCAGGAATTGTTTTGTCCTTTTGGTTCTTGCGGTACTCGTCTACCGCATTCATACAGGCTTCGTCCAAACATTTTAGTTTGGCTGGAACATCTTCAAGTTCCTCATGTACGATCTCGTACAAATTGCCGCTATTCTTACGGAAAAAATGCTGCTCGAATGTGGAAGCGGAGTTTTGCCCCAACCACATTCCGGTTCTCATCCTTACGTGTTCAACGTTGGAGAGTTTTTTGAAGTTCCGTTCCCCTCCGGTCGCGGGCTTCTTTTCGGTTTTGGTTTTAGCAGTGCTCATTCCTTGTCCCATTTATCCTTCAGCTCGGCTA encodes:
- a CDS encoding toprim domain-containing protein codes for the protein MSTAKTKTEKKPATGGERNFKKLSNVEHVRMRTGMWLGQNSASTFEQHFFRKNSGNLYEIVHEELEDVPAKLKCLDEACMNAVDEYRKNQKDKTIPEKDKMSKLIIQLSSDKKTVTVTDNGRGIPAKNAEGVYLHLMYGENFDDHVKQDHVAGQNGVGISLVRMVSSYFKVKTTNDGSTFKKLFTLHEDAKKQIRSYKLSKEDTERVFLYFDEHGKFDDCPLLTKDQIEKLVPIAKKTNMIEAIEKASKEDHGTSVEFELNPKYFNNIDTSFNVDLMKQYLQDIAMTNPGLEVQFVHKGKKEKYKFKKGLDEIFSHSDLTYYKMDYNAPATGSQLHLEAYLVIGQNKNLTWVNSIFAPQGGSAIEYLENRLCDEVRKKSQIVSLEKKLKTSCTRNDVRNCFHMYVNMRLLNPRFKSQDKSYLINDLNEDIRNAVDKHLDKFIKKTGLLEEVKLQMEKRTQLKAFEDAQRGLKKASKMNIPKLMPPTGKPNDPGRVLFVAEGDSAIAGLRPARNPKLHGLFPLRGKPMNCKGVSLAKAIANEELKNIVAILGLPLDQKVKSLDELNYEKVSIITDADFDGYAIRSLMLSFFYEYWPELFDLGLIHISSAPLYEVDIKGGDSKKTETIFCIDDKDYDALVKRVEKSGGQIVRKKRNKGLGETGKEAMKFAVDECMTRITIGNKKEASKIQNLWFHKDFAEQRRDAISEYAMSVIED